The DNA segment GTGCTCAGCGGTGTGAAGCTCATCGCCGAGCCGTGGGACGTCGGTCTTGGCGGCTGGCAGGTCGGCAACTTCCCGCAGCCGTTCTCCGAGTGGAACGACCGCTTCCGCGACTCGGTCCGCTCGTTCTGGCTCACGACCGGCGCGGGGGCGCACGGCAACCGTCACCACCCCACGGCGCCCGAGCTCGCGACGCGCCTCGCAGGCTCCTCCGACCTCTTCGGGCACAGCGACCCGCCGGGCATGCGCGGCTGCATCGCGTCGATCAACTTCGTCACCGCGCACGACGGCTTCACCGCGCACGACCTCACGGCCTACAGCCGCAAGCACAACGAGGCCAACGGCGAGGACAACCGCGACGGGACCGACAACAACCGCTCCTACAACCACGGGATCGAGGGCGCGACCGAGGACGAGGCGATCAACGCCGAGCGGCGCAGGTCCATCCGCAACCTGCTCGGCACGACCCTGCTCGCGGCGGGCACGCCGATGCTCCTGGGCGGGGACGAGCTCGGGCGCACCCAGGGCGGCAACAACAACGCCTACTGCCAGGACAACGAGATCTCGTGGTTCGACTGGAACCTCGAGCCGTGGCAGCAGGACCTGAAGGAGTCGATCGCGCATCTCATCGCGCTGCGCCGCGCGCACCGCGTCCTGCGACCGCGTGCGTTCTACGAGGCCGTCGAGGAGGTGCTGCTCGACAGCCCCCTGCGACCCGAGGCCGGCTGGTTCCAGGCCGACGGCACGCACGAGAACGAGGACTGGTGGGAGGACCCCGCGACTCGCACGGTGCAGTTCATGCGCTCGCTCCAGGACCCCCGCGAGCCCGACGCGCTGCTGGTCATCAACGGCTCGCGCGGCCCCGCCGACGTGGTCATCCCTCCCGACGAGGGCACCGCCTGGATCTACTCGTGGGACAGCGCGCTCGACAACGTCAAGGACCTCGAGCCGGATGTGCTCCAGCCGGGCGACACGTTCTCGATGGAGCCGATGGCGATGCGCCTGTTCCTGTCGAAGGTCGACTGAGCACGTCCGCGTCCGCGCGGCCCTGATCCGGCGGAAGCCACACGCGAAGCGCCCCGGTCCGACCCCTCGCGGGGCCGGGCCGGGGCGCCGGTGCGTGGAGCCGCTAGTCCTGCCCGCGCGTCACCCTCATCGACAGCGCCACGCCCAGGCCGAGCAGCCCGATCGCGAGCGCGACGAGCGAGGCCAGCCCGAACCCGGTGAGGGCGAGAGCGTCCGCCTCGTCGGCCGAGGCCGATTCCGCGAGCTCGTCCGACGCGGCGACGGCGTCCGAGCCGTCGTCGGATCCTGAGGACTCCGCCGCATCGTCCGTGGCGTCGTCGCCGGTGCCGGCGGTCCCGTCCTCGACCGCGAGGACCGTGATCTCCTGCGCCGCGAGCACCGCGCCCTCGCCGTCCCGCACCTGGAGGTGATGCGTGCCGGCCTCGGTGTCGGCCGGGATCGTCACCGTCACCGCAGCCGCGCCGTCCACCGGCGTGATCTGGGCGAGCCGCTGGTAGACGCTCGCGATGCCGACCTCGAGGTCGCCGTCGGGAAGGCCCGACATCTCGAGCGCCACGACGTCACCGGGCATGAAGGCGCCGCCCTCGCCCGAGCCGGTGCTCGCGATCACGATGACCGCCTCGGGCCGGAGCTCGAGTGCCGCGATGGCCGCGTCGATGTCGGCGGCCGCGGCGTCGACGGCCTCCTGCGTGGTCGACGAGGACGCGAGCACGATGCCGCCCCGCTCGAGCGCGAGCGCGAGCGCCGCCGCCGTGTCCTCGGTGTACGCGGTGGTGTCGATCGCCTCCCCCGAGGCGAGGGCCGCCTCGAGAGCGGAGGTGTCCACCGTGCCGTCGGCCACCCGGACCAGCGACACGTCGTCGACGTAGGTCCAGTCGCCGCTCACGATGTCGGCGGAGAGCCACACGCTGACCGTCGAGGCCTCCGAGATCGTGAACTGCACCGACTGCGTGTCGTGGTCGGGCCAGCCGGGCAACGCGAGCGCGACGGTGCTCGTCGTGGAGCCGTCCCAGACGCCGAGCTCCCAGGTGGTCTCTCCCGCGCCGCCGAGGTTGTCGTTGCCGCCGGACGAGGTCGCGGACAGCGCGTAGGTTCCTGCGGGCAGCGCCGCCACCTCCTGCGACGCCGACAGCCAGAAGGCGGGGCCGGCGCTCGCGTCGGACCAGCCGTTGAGCGCGTAGGAGCCCTCGATGTCCGAGTACTCGGCGACCCACGAGCTCGACACCGCGCCGTCGGGCCAGCTGTCGTCGGACTGAAGGCCCGCGGTGATGGACCACGGCGAGACGTCCGAGACGCCCTTCTCGAAGCCGCCGTTGACGATCCAGTCCTTGGCCGTCACCGTGATCTCGGCCGTCGCGGTCCAGCCGCCCTCCGTCGTGCCGGTGACCGTGTACACGCCCGCGGACGTGATCAGGTCGAGCACGTCGTTCCAGGTGACGGACTCGGTGGTCTCCGAGTCGTCGTAGGCGACGACGGTGACCGTGTCCGGCAGGACGATGCTGTCGCCCTCCACGAACGAGAGCGTCACCGGTGCGACGGTCGGGTCGGGGATCGTGCCGTCACCCTCGACGAGCCCGTCCAGGGCCGCCTGGAGCTGATCGGCCGCGCCGTCGACGGACTCCTGGCTCGGGGCGTCCGAGCCGAGCACGAACGCGGCCCGGCTCAGCGCACGATCGAGCGCGAGGAGCGAGACGGCCGAGTAGCCGTCGCGGTCGACGGCCTCACCCTGCGCGACGAGCGCCTCGAGCGTGCCGAGGTCGGCGTCGGGAAGGTCGGCGCCGAGCGCGAACGACACGTCGTCGAGCGTGCCCCAGGCACCGCCGCTCATGTCCCAGTCGATCCAGATGTCGACGGTCCCGCCCTCGGACACGCTGAGCAGCGAGGTCGTGGGGTTCTGCCACACGGCGTAGCCCTCGAGCGTCGCCGACGCGGTGACCGTCGAGATCCCGGACTGGGCGCTCACGACGATCGTGTCGTCCGGTCCGGCGTCGCCGCCCTGGACGTATGCCGAGAGCCGGTACGTGCCGGCAGGGACGTCCGTGAGCGTCTGGGAGATCTGGAAGGAGAAGGCGCTGCCGCTCCACCAGTGCGTGGACGCGCTGCCCGTGTGCGGGTCGGTCCACGCGCCGATCGTGTAGCCGCTGCCCTCGCCGGTCCAGCCGGTGCTGCCGTCCTCGAAGCCGGGGTTGGTGACGAGGTTGTCCCCGACCGCGTCCGGGTCGAGGACCTCGATGGTCGCGGTCACGTCATAGCCGCCCGAGGTCTCGCCCGTGGCCGTGTAGAGGCCCGCGCCATCCATCCACGACACGTCGGTGCCCCACGTGACGGTCTGCGACTCGGAGGTGCCGTCGGTGAAACTGACGAGGACCTCGCTCGGCAGCGTGATCGCGTCGCCCACCGAGACCGCGATGCTCGGCGACTCGACCGAGTCGACCTCGCGCGGCGCGACCGAGCCGGTCACCGCGTACTCGTACACGCTCAGCGACTCGAGCGGGTAGCCGTCGAAGTCGAACAGCGCCTGGTTGTCCCACGACGATCCGCCATACCAGAGCCCGGCGTCGTCCGGGTCGTACTCGCCCGCGTAGCTGGTCGCCCAGCCCGAGCCGAACTCCTCCCACAGGAGCTTGTTGGCCGCCACATCGTCCGCGTCGCCCACCGGGAGCCACGCCGGCTCCCAGTAGAAGGTGCCGAGGCCACGGCCGTCAGATACGTCGGCGACGGCCTGCATGACGTCGCGGATCGCGAGCGCCTGGCCCTGCACCGAGATCGAGTACTGGTCGTAGGACGTGCGGATCGTGTTCTCGTGGCCGTCGCCGTCCTCGAGCGTGTACGCCCACGACACCTCGGCGACGGCCACGTCCTTGTCGAAGTCGGTCGCGATCGCGTCGAGCGTGCTCGTGAGGTTCTCGAGCGTGCCGTGCCAGAACGGGTAGTACGAGGTGAGGAACACGTCGTAGTCGACGCCGCGGTCCTCGAGCGCCTGCGCGTAGCTGTACTGCTGCCCGCGCTCGGGGTTCGTGAAGTGGACGGCGACCTGCGCGTCGGGCACGGTCGCGCGCACCGCGCTCGAGCCCGCGGCCACGATCGTCGCGAAGTCGTCCCAGCCGCCGAGCTCGACGATCTGCTCGGTCGAGTTCCAGGTGTTCTCGTTGCCGATCTGCACCATGCCGACGTCGACGCCCTCGGCGACCATGCCCGCGAGCGTGTCCGCGGTGTACTGCTCGACCACGGCGGCGCGTCGGCCGACCGTGTCGAGCGAGGTCCAGATGGCCTCGTCGATGCCCTCCCACGAGTCGAGCGAGTCGAGGTCCTTCCACGCCTTGGGCAGCTGCTGCTGGCCAGGGTGCGCCCAGAAGTCGGAGTAGTGGAAGTTCACGAGGACCCGCATGCCTGCGTCGGTGGCGCGCTTCGCGATCTCGGTCGCGCGCGCCGCGTCGACGTTGCCTCCGCCGTAGCCGTTGCCCTCGGAGTCGTACGGGTCGTTCCAGACGCGCACGCGCACCCAGTTCACGCCGTGATCGGCGAGGACCTCGAACAGGTCCGCCTCGTGACCCTCGTCGTCATAGAAGACGACTCCGGACTCCTCGAGCGAGAGGACCGACGACACGTCGACGCCGTTGATCCAGTCCTCCCCCATCCCTTCGACCTTCGGGACGGTGATCCCCGCCTCGACGGGGTCGTCCTCGGCCGCGGTGGCGACGGTCGCGGCCGCGCCGCCCCCGATCGCCATCGCCGTCAGTGCGGCGGCGGCCACGAGGGCCCTCCACCGGGTGCGCGTCGTCATTGACTCAGGTTCCCTTCCGGTCATCATCGATCGAACTGCTGAGGGGACTGCACGGGCGCGAGGTGGTGCATGGCGGCCCCTGGCACAGCACGCCCAAGGCTCCCGTCACGGAGCACTCTGCGTCAGGGGTGGGGCAAACCCCGGGATCAGCCCTTCACGGATCCCGCGGTCAGGCCGCCGACGATGTAGCGCTGGAGCACGAGGAAGAGGATCAGGACGGGGACCGCGGCGATCACGGTGCCCGCGGAGAAGATCCCCCAGCGCGCCGTCAGCTGGTCCGAGACCCACTGGTACATGCCGACCGCGAGCGTCCAGTTCTCGTTGGAGACGAGCACGATCTTCGCGAGGATGAAGTCGCCGAAGGCGGAGATGAATGCCAGCAGTCCGACCACCGCGAGCACCGGCCGCACGAGCGGGATGATGAGCTGCCAGTAGATCTGCGAGTGGGTCGCGCCGTCGATCTTGGCGGCCTCGTCCATCTCGGTCGGGATCGAGTTGAAGAAGCCGTACATGAGGAACGTATTGGCTCCCAGCGCGGTGCCGAGATACACGCAGATCAGCGCGAGCTTCGAGTTGATGCCCAGCGCGGGCACGACTTCGCCGAGCGACAGCAGCAGCAGGAAGACTGCGACGAAGGCCACCGTCTGCGGGAACATCTGCAGGATCAACAGTCCTGTGAGCGACGTGCGACGCCCCTTGAACCGGAAGCGCGAGAACGCGTAGGCCGCCGCTGCACCCATGAGGACCGCACCGATCGCGGCGGCTGCACCGATGATGAGGGTGTTGGCGACCCAGGTCCAGAACAGCGTGTCGCTCAGGCCCGCGAAGTTGTCGAGCGTGAACGAGTTGAACAGCCGCTCGGTGCCGCGCAGGTTGCCGCCCTCGTCGAAGGAGGCGGACAGGACGAAGACCAGGGGGAAGGCCGCGTAGAAGATGATGAGCGCGGCGAACGGGTACTTCCAGCCGACCTCGACCCACCAGCGACGGCGACGGGCGTCGGTGCTGCGCTTCTCGTCCACGACGTGTGCTGCGCTCATCACTGGATCTCCTCGAGCTTCTTGGTCTGACGGAAGGCGATCGCGGAGACGATGCCGACGACGATGAACACGACCACCGACAGCGCGGACGCGAGACCGTAGTCGGCTCTACCGCCTGCGATGCCGGAGATCTGGTAGATCGCCGAGATGAGCAGGTCGGTGCTGCCGAGCGGCACGGAGGCGTCGGTGAAGCGAGGCCCGCCATTGGTGAGCATGTAGATGATCGTGAAGTTGTTGAAGTTGAACGCGAAGGACGCGATCGCGAGCGGCGCCGTCGACACCATGAGGAGCGGGAAGGTGATCGAGCGGAACATGCGCCACTTGCCGGCGCCGTCGATCTTGGCGGCCTCGGTCGTCTCCGAGGGCAGCGACTGCAGCGCGCCGGTGCAGACGAGGAACCAGTACGGGTAGCTCAGCCACAGGTTCACGAACAGCACCGCGAAGCGCGCGAGCCACGGATCGCCGAGCCAGTTGATGTCGGCCCCGAAGAAGAACCATTGGTTGATGACGCCGAACTCCGCGTTGAGCATGCCTCGCCACAGGAGCGCGGACATGAACGCGGGGAACGCGTACGGGAGGATGAAGAGCGTCCGCAGCACCTTCTTGCCCTTGATGCGGTCGTCGTTGAAGACGAGCGCGAAGAACAGGCCGAGCAGGAAGCTCGAGGCCACGGTGAGGAAGGCGAACGCGAAGGTCCACAGCGTGACCTTGAGGAGCGGTCCCGCGTAGTTCTCGTCGGTCACCGCCTTGGTGAAGTTCTCGAGGCCGATGTTGACGTAGAAGCCGACGGTGAGCTCGGAGCCGTCGTCGCCGACGAACGTGCCGTACTCGTTCGGGGTGTAGACCACGCCCGTCTCGGTGTTGGTGAGGGTCGTGGTCTCCTCGTCCCACACCAGCGTCGACTTGTAGATCGACGCGGTCGAGGCGTTGCGGGTGCGGAGCGAGCCGTCGTCCGCGTCGTCGGAGACCGGCACCCTGATGTCGGTGACCTGCTGCGCGAGCGCCTGGTCGCCAAGGAGCTCGGAAACCGAGACGATCTCCCAGCCTGGGATGTCGGTCGGCATGCCGGAGCCATCGGCGGTCGCACCGTCGACCGCCGCGAGCGGCTGCTCCTCGGTGCCGACCTGCACGACGCCGTCGATCGTGACCGCGAAGCCGAGCGTGTCGCCGTCGCGCACGACCGCGAGTGGGTAGCTCGGCGAGCCCTCGACCTGGCGCTCGTCCTGGATGAGCGCGGCGTCGACCGCCTGCTGCATGTTGACGTTGTGACCCGCACCGTAGTTGGTAGTCGCCACGTAGGCCGTGTAGCCCATGACGAACACCTGGAAGACGAGGAGGAAGACGAGCCCGGGGAAGATGTACTTGAGAGGAAGAGTCCGCTTGGCGAAGTAGATCCAGTTCGCCGCCACGAGCAGCGCGACCGAGACCCACAGGATCGTCCACTGCTCGATCCCCCACGCGGACATGATGATCGCGAGCCCGACGGCGTTGACGAGCATCATCAGCATCAGCTTGACGATGAAGCCCCAGCCGATGCCCCTCCAGCTGCGGGCGGGAGACTCGGCCGGAGGCGCCGGAACCTCGGTCTCGGTGGACATCTGCTCTCCTGTCATACGTTCATGATGCGCGGTGGGTGCCGCCTGTGCGGCGTGGGCCGCGTGCGCGGGGTGGGCCGCCTGTGCGGCGCGAGCCGCGTGCGCGGGGTGGGGTGCTCACGCGCCCCACCCCGCGGTTGAGGTGAATCAGCCCTCGAGGGCCGCGGTGAGGTCCGTGATCATCTTGTTCCAGGTCTTGGACGG comes from the Demequina sp. NBRC 110054 genome and includes:
- a CDS encoding glycosyl hydrolase 53 family protein, coding for MTTRTRWRALVAAAALTAMAIGGGAAATVATAAEDDPVEAGITVPKVEGMGEDWINGVDVSSVLSLEESGVVFYDDEGHEADLFEVLADHGVNWVRVRVWNDPYDSEGNGYGGGNVDAARATEIAKRATDAGMRVLVNFHYSDFWAHPGQQQLPKAWKDLDSLDSWEGIDEAIWTSLDTVGRRAAVVEQYTADTLAGMVAEGVDVGMVQIGNENTWNSTEQIVELGGWDDFATIVAAGSSAVRATVPDAQVAVHFTNPERGQQYSYAQALEDRGVDYDVFLTSYYPFWHGTLENLTSTLDAIATDFDKDVAVAEVSWAYTLEDGDGHENTIRTSYDQYSISVQGQALAIRDVMQAVADVSDGRGLGTFYWEPAWLPVGDADDVAANKLLWEEFGSGWATSYAGEYDPDDAGLWYGGSSWDNQALFDFDGYPLESLSVYEYAVTGSVAPREVDSVESPSIAVSVGDAITLPSEVLVSFTDGTSESQTVTWGTDVSWMDGAGLYTATGETSGGYDVTATIEVLDPDAVGDNLVTNPGFEDGSTGWTGEGSGYTIGAWTDPHTGSASTHWWSGSAFSFQISQTLTDVPAGTYRLSAYVQGGDAGPDDTIVVSAQSGISTVTASATLEGYAVWQNPTTSLLSVSEGGTVDIWIDWDMSGGAWGTLDDVSFALGADLPDADLGTLEALVAQGEAVDRDGYSAVSLLALDRALSRAAFVLGSDAPSQESVDGAADQLQAALDGLVEGDGTIPDPTVAPVTLSFVEGDSIVLPDTVTVVAYDDSETTESVTWNDVLDLITSAGVYTVTGTTEGGWTATAEITVTAKDWIVNGGFEKGVSDVSPWSITAGLQSDDSWPDGAVSSSWVAEYSDIEGSYALNGWSDASAGPAFWLSASQEVAALPAGTYALSATSSGGNDNLGGAGETTWELGVWDGSTTSTVALALPGWPDHDTQSVQFTISEASTVSVWLSADIVSGDWTYVDDVSLVRVADGTVDTSALEAALASGEAIDTTAYTEDTAAALALALERGGIVLASSSTTQEAVDAAAADIDAAIAALELRPEAVIVIASTGSGEGGAFMPGDVVALEMSGLPDGDLEVGIASVYQRLAQITPVDGAAAVTVTIPADTEAGTHHLQVRDGEGAVLAAQEITVLAVEDGTAGTGDDATDDAAESSGSDDGSDAVAASDELAESASADEADALALTGFGLASLVALAIGLLGLGVALSMRVTRGQD
- a CDS encoding sugar ABC transporter permease, producing MSAAHVVDEKRSTDARRRRWWVEVGWKYPFAALIIFYAAFPLVFVLSASFDEGGNLRGTERLFNSFTLDNFAGLSDTLFWTWVANTLIIGAAAAIGAVLMGAAAAYAFSRFRFKGRRTSLTGLLILQMFPQTVAFVAVFLLLLSLGEVVPALGINSKLALICVYLGTALGANTFLMYGFFNSIPTEMDEAAKIDGATHSQIYWQLIIPLVRPVLAVVGLLAFISAFGDFILAKIVLVSNENWTLAVGMYQWVSDQLTARWGIFSAGTVIAAVPVLILFLVLQRYIVGGLTAGSVKG
- a CDS encoding ABC transporter permease subunit yields the protein MSTETEVPAPPAESPARSWRGIGWGFIVKLMLMMLVNAVGLAIIMSAWGIEQWTILWVSVALLVAANWIYFAKRTLPLKYIFPGLVFLLVFQVFVMGYTAYVATTNYGAGHNVNMQQAVDAALIQDERQVEGSPSYPLAVVRDGDTLGFAVTIDGVVQVGTEEQPLAAVDGATADGSGMPTDIPGWEIVSVSELLGDQALAQQVTDIRVPVSDDADDGSLRTRNASTASIYKSTLVWDEETTTLTNTETGVVYTPNEYGTFVGDDGSELTVGFYVNIGLENFTKAVTDENYAGPLLKVTLWTFAFAFLTVASSFLLGLFFALVFNDDRIKGKKVLRTLFILPYAFPAFMSALLWRGMLNAEFGVINQWFFFGADINWLGDPWLARFAVLFVNLWLSYPYWFLVCTGALQSLPSETTEAAKIDGAGKWRMFRSITFPLLMVSTAPLAIASFAFNFNNFTIIYMLTNGGPRFTDASVPLGSTDLLISAIYQISGIAGGRADYGLASALSVVVFIVVGIVSAIAFRQTKKLEEIQ